A region from the Wansuia hejianensis genome encodes:
- a CDS encoding PTS ascorbate transporter subunit IIC, producing MTDSKKKQVPLRLSEKLYNAIAAWAEDDFRSVNGQIEYLLTECVRQRKKNGKYVSEHLDEPPELEIH from the coding sequence ATGACGGATTCCAAAAAGAAGCAGGTTCCTTTGAGGCTCTCTGAAAAACTGTATAATGCCATTGCCGCTTGGGCTGAAGACGATTTTCGCTCTGTCAACGGGCAAATAGAATATCTTTTGACAGAATGCGTCCGGCAGAGAAAGAAAAACGGAAAGTACGTCTCAGAGCACCTGGATGAACCGCCTGAACTGGAGATACACTGA
- the pdxR gene encoding MocR-like pyridoxine biosynthesis transcription factor PdxR has protein sequence MKELLISLDSRSGKPLYEQIYTFIKEEIRNGKIPPGERLPSSRALARQLSVSRSTADLAYEQLTSEGYLQSVPCKGYFAGDVTELYQLGGMSRRAEPVQRKECPSYRYDFAISGIDRGGFPLNAWRKISKAVLAEEDSSLFHLGDPQGEWELREAIANYLHHARGVDCGPDQIITGAGNDYLLMLLSVLLGKDKPIAMENPTYKSAYQCFKSLGHPVCAISLDESGMRPDELGQSCAQIAYVMPSHQFPMGTVMPIRRRLQLLAWAAEADGRFLIEDDYDSEFRYKGKPIPALQGYDKNDRVIYLGTFSKSMAPAIRISYMVLPKRLMAAYEQRGRCFSATVSRVDQKILEIFLREGYFERHLNRMRAAYKNKHDLILKQLRAMQDFVTVEGENAGVHVLVSFINGMNEKEAVEKAAAAGIHVYGLSEYFIEEMEAEESRIVLLGYATMEEEEIISACKGLMNAWGGAADRP, from the coding sequence GTGAAAGAGCTGCTGATCTCTCTGGACAGCCGGTCGGGAAAACCGCTGTATGAACAGATTTATACATTTATAAAGGAGGAGATAAGGAATGGCAAGATCCCTCCGGGCGAACGGCTGCCATCTTCGCGGGCGCTGGCCAGACAGCTCTCTGTCAGCAGGAGCACGGCAGACCTGGCTTACGAACAGCTCACCTCAGAGGGGTATCTCCAGAGCGTGCCCTGCAAAGGGTATTTTGCAGGCGACGTCACAGAGCTGTATCAGCTGGGCGGGATGTCCCGGCGGGCGGAGCCGGTTCAGCGGAAGGAATGCCCCAGCTACCGATATGATTTTGCAATCAGCGGAATTGACCGGGGGGGATTCCCGCTGAATGCCTGGAGGAAGATCTCAAAAGCGGTGCTGGCGGAGGAAGACAGTTCGCTGTTCCATCTGGGGGACCCCCAGGGGGAATGGGAACTGCGGGAGGCTATCGCCAATTATCTTCACCATGCCAGAGGAGTTGACTGCGGTCCGGATCAGATCATAACCGGGGCGGGCAATGATTATCTGCTGATGCTGCTGTCAGTGCTTTTGGGAAAGGATAAGCCCATAGCCATGGAGAATCCCACATATAAGAGCGCATATCAGTGCTTTAAAAGCCTGGGCCATCCCGTCTGCGCCATTTCGCTGGATGAGTCAGGCATGAGACCGGATGAGCTGGGACAAAGCTGCGCTCAGATCGCTTACGTGATGCCTTCCCATCAATTTCCCATGGGGACTGTTATGCCCATACGCCGCAGGCTGCAGCTTCTGGCTTGGGCCGCGGAAGCTGACGGCCGTTTTCTGATAGAGGATGATTATGACAGCGAATTCCGGTACAAGGGCAAGCCGATTCCGGCGCTGCAGGGATATGATAAGAATGACCGTGTGATCTATCTGGGGACTTTTTCTAAATCCATGGCTCCCGCCATCCGTATCAGCTATATGGTACTGCCGAAACGGCTGATGGCCGCTTATGAACAGAGGGGCCGGTGCTTCTCAGCGACGGTTTCCCGGGTGGATCAGAAGATCTTGGAGATATTTTTGCGGGAGGGGTATTTTGAACGGCATCTGAACAGGATGCGGGCTGCGTATAAGAACAAACACGACCTGATTCTGAAGCAGCTCAGGGCCATGCAGGATTTTGTGACAGTAGAAGGTGAGAATGCCGGAGTGCATGTTCTGGTCAGTTTCATCAACGGGATGAATGAAAAAGAGGCAGTGGAAAAGGCGGCGGCGGCCGGAATCCATGTCTATGGATTGAGTGAATACTTCATAGAGGAGATGGAGGCGGAAGAGAGCCGGATTGTACTGCTGGGCTATGCCACCATGGAGGAAGAGGAAATAATCAGCGCGTGCAAAGGGCTGATGAATGCATGGGGCGGAGCAGCCGACCGGCCGTAA
- a CDS encoding glyoxalase has translation MEEYSEECILTFLRNQGQLFDEPVAENYDEAEAFLEDCMAAVVDSIDEVRQYLDENGMDVEGLSDGELEEASEVFALPNGQYLIVEA, from the coding sequence ATGGAAGAATACAGTGAAGAGTGCATTTTAACCTTTCTGAGGAATCAGGGACAGCTCTTCGACGAACCCGTTGCGGAGAACTATGACGAGGCGGAAGCGTTTTTGGAGGACTGCATGGCGGCGGTAGTGGATTCAATCGACGAAGTGCGCCAGTACCTGGATGAGAATGGAATGGATGTGGAAGGTTTGTCGGATGGGGAGCTGGAGGAAGCCAGCGAAGTATTTGCGCTGCCCAACGGGCAGTATCTGATCGTTGAGGCATAA
- a CDS encoding NAD(P)/FAD-dependent oxidoreductase, with amino-acid sequence MENNKYDVIIIGAGPSGIFCAYELKEQRPDLKILMIEKGRAIENRQCPKRKTKKCVGCQPCSITTGFAGAGAFSDGKLSLSPDVGGNLPEILGYDKAQELIRESDSIYLKFGADTNVYGVDKEKEIREIRRKAISANLKLIECPIRHLGTEEGYKIYHRLQDHLVEVGVEMQFMTMVSDIGIEGGRVRSVTTDKGETYYADEMVAAVGREGADWFSHICQNHGIETEVGTVDIGVRVEVRDEIMDFLNKNLYEAKLVYHTPTFDDKVRTFCTNPSGEVATEYYENGLAVVNGHAYKSQEYKTNNTNFALLVSKNFTKPFKTPIEYGKQIAQLSNMLCDGKILVQTFGDYKRGRRTTEERLCRNNLIPTLKDAVPGDLSLVFPHRIMVDIEEMIMALDKVTPGIASDETLLYGVEVKFYSNKVVVDKNFETSVHGLHAVGDGASVTRGLQQASANGISVARSILERI; translated from the coding sequence ATGGAGAACAACAAATATGATGTAATAATTATCGGAGCAGGGCCTTCAGGTATTTTCTGCGCCTATGAGCTGAAGGAACAGCGCCCGGATCTGAAGATACTTATGATAGAGAAGGGAAGGGCCATTGAGAACCGCCAGTGCCCAAAGCGGAAGACTAAGAAGTGTGTGGGCTGCCAGCCCTGCTCCATCACAACTGGATTTGCCGGTGCGGGTGCCTTCTCTGACGGGAAGCTGTCGCTATCTCCGGACGTGGGGGGGAATCTCCCTGAGATTCTGGGTTACGATAAAGCCCAGGAACTGATCCGGGAATCCGATTCAATCTATCTGAAATTTGGAGCGGATACGAATGTATACGGCGTTGACAAGGAAAAGGAAATCCGGGAGATCCGGAGAAAAGCCATTTCTGCCAATTTGAAGCTGATTGAGTGCCCCATCCGTCATCTGGGAACCGAGGAGGGCTACAAGATCTATCACAGGCTGCAGGACCATCTTGTGGAGGTGGGCGTTGAGATGCAGTTTATGACCATGGTCAGTGATATCGGAATCGAAGGGGGACGGGTCAGGTCAGTGACCACGGATAAGGGCGAGACCTATTACGCGGATGAGATGGTGGCAGCCGTGGGACGGGAAGGAGCCGACTGGTTTTCACACATTTGCCAGAACCATGGGATTGAGACCGAGGTTGGCACGGTAGATATCGGCGTCCGCGTGGAGGTCAGGGATGAGATCATGGATTTCCTGAATAAGAATCTGTATGAAGCCAAGCTGGTCTACCACACGCCCACCTTTGATGATAAGGTCAGAACCTTCTGCACCAATCCTTCCGGAGAGGTGGCAACAGAGTATTACGAGAACGGGCTGGCCGTGGTCAACGGCCATGCCTATAAATCCCAGGAGTATAAGACGAATAATACCAATTTTGCATTGCTGGTATCCAAGAATTTTACGAAGCCTTTTAAAACTCCGATAGAATACGGCAAGCAGATTGCCCAGCTGTCGAACATGCTCTGCGACGGGAAGATCCTGGTGCAGACCTTCGGCGATTACAAGCGGGGCAGAAGGACGACTGAGGAAAGGCTCTGCCGGAATAACCTGATCCCCACACTGAAGGATGCCGTTCCGGGTGACCTGTCGCTGGTTTTTCCGCACCGGATTATGGTGGATATTGAGGAAATGATCATGGCGCTGGATAAAGTGACGCCCGGAATCGCCAGCGACGAAACGCTGCTGTACGGTGTGGAGGTCAAATTCTATTCTAATAAAGTAGTAGTCGACAAGAACTTTGAGACCAGTGTTCACGGCCTCCATGCCGTAGGGGACGGGGCTTCTGTAACCCGTGGGCTGCAGCAGGCTTCGGCAAACGGTATTTCTGTAGCCAGAAGTATACTGGAAAGAATTTAA
- a CDS encoding glutamine--tRNA ligase/YqeY domain fusion protein, producing the protein MEKEAVSKNFIEQIIEKDLAEGAYDKICTRFPPEPNGYLHIGHAKSILLNYGLAQEYRGQFNMRFDDTNPTKEKSEFVESIKNDIQWLGADWGDHLYFASDYFELMYEAALKLIRKGKAFVCDLSAEEIREYRGTLTEPGRESPYRNRSVEENLDLFQRMKAGEFPDGSKVLRAKIDMASPNINMRDPVIYRVAHMYHQNTGNAWCIYPMYDFAHPIEDAVEGVTHSICTLEFEDHRPLYDWVVRELEYPHPPKQIEFAKLYLTNVVTGKRYIKKLVEDGVVDGWDDPRLVSIAALRRRGFTPESIKLFVDLCGVSKANSSVDYAMLEYCIREDLKLKKSRVMAVLNPIRLVIDNYPEGQTEELEAPNNLENESLGSRRIPFSRELYIEREDFMEEPPRKYFRLFPGNEVRLMNAYFVKCTGFEKDEDGNVTVVHCIYDPASRGGNSPDGRKVKGTIHWVSAAHAIPVECRLYENLIDEEKGVYNEDGSMNINPDSLTVLKNCYVEPNLAGARAYDSFQFVRNGFFCVDAKDSRPEALVFNRIVSLKSSFKLPVQ; encoded by the coding sequence ATGGAAAAGGAAGCAGTTTCCAAGAATTTTATTGAGCAGATCATTGAAAAGGATCTGGCAGAAGGGGCTTATGATAAAATCTGTACCCGGTTTCCGCCGGAACCTAACGGTTATCTGCATATCGGACATGCAAAGTCTATTCTTCTGAATTACGGTCTGGCCCAGGAATACCGTGGGCAGTTTAACATGCGTTTTGACGATACCAATCCCACGAAAGAAAAATCAGAATTTGTTGAATCGATAAAGAATGATATCCAATGGCTGGGCGCTGACTGGGGCGATCATCTTTATTTTGCGTCTGATTATTTTGAATTGATGTATGAGGCGGCGTTAAAGCTGATCCGCAAGGGCAAGGCATTTGTCTGTGACCTGTCCGCGGAGGAGATCCGTGAATATAGAGGCACGCTGACGGAACCGGGCAGGGAAAGTCCGTACCGGAACCGGAGTGTGGAAGAGAACCTGGATCTGTTCCAGCGCATGAAGGCCGGGGAGTTTCCTGACGGCAGTAAGGTGCTGAGGGCGAAGATTGATATGGCGTCTCCCAATATCAATATGCGGGACCCAGTCATCTATAGAGTCGCCCATATGTATCACCAGAATACGGGCAATGCCTGGTGTATCTATCCAATGTATGATTTTGCGCATCCCATTGAGGATGCGGTTGAGGGAGTGACACATTCCATCTGTACGCTGGAATTTGAAGATCACCGCCCGCTGTATGACTGGGTGGTACGGGAACTGGAATATCCCCATCCGCCGAAGCAGATTGAGTTTGCCAAGCTGTATCTGACCAATGTGGTGACCGGTAAGAGATATATTAAGAAGCTTGTGGAAGACGGCGTGGTTGACGGCTGGGATGATCCCCGCCTGGTGTCCATCGCTGCCCTGAGAAGGAGGGGATTCACCCCGGAGTCCATTAAGCTGTTTGTAGATCTCTGCGGAGTCTCCAAGGCGAACAGTTCTGTGGATTATGCCATGCTGGAATACTGTATCCGGGAAGATCTGAAGCTGAAGAAGTCCAGGGTCATGGCAGTTCTGAACCCGATCAGGCTGGTGATTGATAATTATCCGGAAGGCCAGACCGAGGAGCTTGAGGCGCCTAATAATCTGGAGAATGAGAGCCTGGGCAGCCGCAGGATTCCGTTTTCGAGAGAGTTATATATTGAGAGAGAAGATTTTATGGAGGAGCCGCCCAGAAAGTATTTCCGGCTTTTTCCGGGCAATGAAGTGCGCCTGATGAATGCCTATTTCGTAAAGTGTACCGGTTTTGAAAAGGACGAAGACGGTAATGTTACAGTCGTACACTGCATCTATGACCCGGCCAGCCGAGGCGGTAACAGCCCGGATGGAAGAAAGGTGAAGGGGACCATTCACTGGGTGTCCGCAGCCCATGCGATTCCTGTGGAATGCAGGCTGTATGAGAATCTCATTGATGAGGAAAAGGGCGTCTATAACGAGGACGGTTCCATGAATATCAATCCGGATTCCCTGACTGTCCTGAAAAATTGTTATGTTGAGCCGAACCTGGCCGGCGCCAGGGCATATGACAGCTTTCAATTTGTGAGAAACGGATTCTTCTGCGTGGACGCTAAAGATTCCAGGCCGGAGGCGCTGGTTTTTAACAGGATTGTTTCTTTAAAAAGTTCCTTTAAGCTGCCGGTTCAGTAA
- a CDS encoding SPFH domain-containing protein yields the protein MSEKILNNKKNGMLVLIISILLYAAAVAGCIIGGIALSDGSAPILLVISIIWLTFGWIPFCGLKVLKPQEALVLTLFGKYVGTLKNEGFYFVNPFCTSINPAAKTRLNQSGDVDGGAQKAIAFSIKTEASAAEASTRKISLKIMTLNNNRQKINDCLGNPVEIGIAVMWRVVDTAKAVFNVDNYKEYLSLQCDSALRNIVRIYPYDVAPNVDTTGDGVADEGSLRGSSEIVAFRIRDEIQQKVSDAGLEIIEARITYLAYAPEIAAVMLQRQQASAIIDARKMIVDGAVGMVEMALDRLNQKQIVELDEERKAAMVSNLLVVLCGNHDTQPIVNTGSLY from the coding sequence ATGAGTGAGAAAATTTTAAACAACAAGAAAAACGGTATGCTCGTATTAATTATTTCAATACTGCTTTATGCAGCGGCTGTTGCCGGATGTATCATAGGCGGTATTGCTTTGTCTGACGGATCAGCGCCCATTCTGCTGGTGATCAGTATTATCTGGCTGACTTTCGGATGGATTCCGTTCTGCGGCCTGAAGGTTCTTAAGCCTCAGGAAGCTTTGGTGCTCACGCTGTTCGGAAAATATGTCGGCACTTTGAAGAATGAGGGCTTCTATTTCGTGAACCCCTTCTGTACCAGCATCAATCCGGCGGCTAAGACGAGACTGAACCAGAGCGGTGATGTGGACGGAGGCGCTCAGAAAGCAATTGCTTTTTCTATCAAGACTGAAGCTTCAGCGGCCGAAGCGTCGACCAGGAAGATTTCTCTCAAGATCATGACACTGAACAATAACCGCCAAAAAATCAACGACTGCCTGGGAAATCCTGTTGAGATCGGAATTGCCGTTATGTGGCGGGTGGTTGACACCGCCAAGGCTGTATTTAACGTGGATAATTATAAGGAATATCTCTCCCTGCAGTGTGACAGCGCACTCCGGAATATTGTGAGGATCTATCCCTATGACGTGGCTCCCAACGTGGACACCACCGGAGACGGTGTCGCGGATGAAGGCAGCCTCAGAGGGTCCAGCGAGATCGTAGCTTTCCGAATCCGTGATGAAATCCAGCAGAAGGTTTCCGATGCGGGCCTTGAAATCATTGAAGCACGCATCACTTATCTGGCCTACGCGCCGGAGATCGCAGCCGTCATGCTTCAGAGACAGCAGGCATCCGCCATCATCGACGCCAGGAAGATGATTGTGGACGGCGCCGTGGGAATGGTAGAGATGGCCCTCGACCGCCTGAATCAAAAACAGATTGTGGAACTGGATGAAGAAAGAAAAGCGGCAATGGTTTCCAATCTCCTGGTGGTGCTCTGCGGCAATCACGACACGCAGCCCATCGTGAACACGGGAAGTCTTTATTGA
- a CDS encoding Cof-type HAD-IIB family hydrolase: MNTKRKILFMDLDDTLLTHDKRLTQENADAITRALEAGHLIVINTGRPLPGALPFLRRLHLDREGCFAITYNGGLIYDPYHEKTLYKKSVPLPYVRHVFQSAEAQGLYCQTYSDKALLCKSLAEETDYYCSRNAIAWKADPGLPDTLEEEPVKVLVINLHDRSRLEDYRRDIEPWAAGKLSIFFSSDYYLEHVAHGISKGGAIRFLCDYLKIPMEQTIAIGDAENDIPMLEAAHIGIAVQNASGPVKAAADYVTASDCDHGAVSEAITKFMFF; this comes from the coding sequence ATGAATACAAAAAGAAAAATTCTGTTTATGGATCTTGATGATACCCTCTTAACCCATGACAAACGACTGACCCAAGAGAACGCAGACGCAATCACCCGCGCCCTGGAGGCCGGACATCTGATCGTAATCAATACGGGAAGGCCCCTTCCCGGCGCCCTGCCCTTTCTCCGGCGCCTTCATCTGGACCGGGAGGGCTGCTTCGCCATCACCTATAACGGCGGCCTGATCTACGACCCATATCATGAAAAAACCTTATATAAAAAATCCGTCCCGCTGCCCTATGTCCGCCATGTTTTTCAGTCTGCTGAAGCCCAGGGCCTTTATTGCCAGACCTATTCAGACAAAGCGCTTCTGTGCAAATCGCTTGCAGAAGAGACAGACTACTATTGTTCGAGAAATGCTATCGCCTGGAAAGCCGACCCCGGCCTGCCGGATACGCTGGAAGAAGAGCCCGTCAAGGTACTGGTCATCAATCTTCACGACAGATCCCGGCTGGAAGATTACCGCAGGGATATCGAACCGTGGGCAGCCGGAAAGTTATCCATATTCTTTTCCAGCGATTATTATCTGGAGCATGTGGCTCATGGCATATCCAAAGGCGGAGCCATCCGTTTCCTGTGTGATTACCTGAAAATCCCCATGGAGCAAACGATCGCCATAGGAGATGCCGAGAACGATATCCCCATGCTGGAAGCCGCCCATATAGGCATTGCAGTTCAGAATGCTTCCGGGCCCGTCAAAGCCGCGGCTGACTATGTCACCGCCTCTGACTGTGATCACGGCGCCGTCAGCGAAGCAATCACAAAATTTATGTTTTTTTAA
- a CDS encoding DUF1576 domain-containing protein, translated as MGKKKPLSRKTQFFLLALVPACFTVLGVFLQPLHTLEEGIPAILKEPDFLITDYFAVGGPGATLLNAGAVTLICIYLVYRLGMEIDGHTITSVCLMFGFSLFGKNVMNIWSILLGVWIYARYHRTSLSRYIYIGFYGTSLSPIITQLMQLGHLPVAGRLLLAIAVGIVIGFVLPPLCTHAHFAHRGFSLYNVGFAGGIIAIAVVSLFKSFGLKIETRLIWSSEYTGEFAVILATVLAAFITAGLLPSPRTTFRGYLRILKAAGTGGSDYVKEVGIRPVLLNMGINGYFAVGFVLLTGGDLNGPTIGSVFTILGFSATGKHLRNIAPVMAGVWIASLTKSWDISDPSAVLALLLSTTLAPIAGQFGMLWGIAAGFLHSSVALNVGIVYSGMNLYNNGFAGGIVAMFLVPLIQSFVNRKARASGEISL; from the coding sequence ATGGGAAAAAAGAAACCTCTGTCCAGAAAAACGCAGTTTTTTTTACTGGCTCTGGTTCCGGCCTGTTTTACCGTCCTGGGAGTCTTCCTTCAGCCGCTGCACACGCTGGAGGAAGGAATTCCGGCGATTTTGAAGGAACCTGATTTCCTGATTACGGATTATTTCGCTGTCGGGGGACCGGGCGCTACGCTTCTGAACGCAGGCGCCGTGACACTGATCTGTATTTACCTGGTCTACAGGCTGGGGATGGAAATAGACGGCCATACGATCACGTCGGTCTGCCTGATGTTCGGCTTTTCGCTGTTCGGCAAGAACGTGATGAATATCTGGAGTATTTTGCTGGGTGTCTGGATCTATGCCAGATATCACAGGACATCTCTATCACGTTACATATATATAGGATTTTACGGGACAAGCCTGTCGCCGATTATCACACAGCTGATGCAGCTGGGCCATCTGCCTGTGGCAGGACGACTGTTGCTGGCTATTGCGGTGGGGATTGTCATCGGGTTTGTGCTCCCGCCTCTCTGTACCCATGCTCATTTTGCCCACAGAGGTTTTTCTCTGTATAATGTTGGGTTTGCAGGAGGGATCATCGCAATTGCGGTGGTATCCCTGTTCAAATCCTTCGGGCTGAAGATAGAAACGCGGTTGATCTGGTCTTCAGAATACACCGGGGAGTTTGCCGTGATTTTGGCGACGGTCCTGGCAGCCTTCATCACTGCTGGCCTGCTTCCTTCACCGCGGACAACTTTCAGAGGATACTTGCGCATATTAAAAGCTGCGGGTACGGGCGGAAGCGATTATGTGAAAGAAGTGGGCATCCGTCCGGTACTGCTCAATATGGGCATTAACGGGTACTTCGCAGTGGGTTTTGTGCTGTTGACGGGAGGCGATCTGAACGGGCCGACGATCGGTTCGGTGTTCACGATCCTGGGCTTCAGCGCGACGGGAAAGCACCTGAGGAATATCGCTCCCGTCATGGCAGGGGTGTGGATTGCCAGCCTTACGAAATCGTGGGATATCTCTGATCCATCGGCTGTGCTTGCGCTGCTTTTGTCAACGACATTAGCGCCGATTGCCGGGCAGTTCGGGATGTTGTGGGGGATTGCGGCGGGTTTTCTGCATTCTTCGGTGGCGTTGAACGTGGGAATTGTATACAGCGGGATGAACCTGTACAACAATGGATTTGCAGGAGGCATTGTCGCTATGTTTCTCGTCCCTCTCATACAATCCTTCGTCAACCGGAAAGCCAGGGCGAGCGGAGAAATCTCACTATGA
- a CDS encoding HAD family hydrolase, translating into MIKACIFDLDGTLTETVESIARPINRTLEFFGLEPRPVEEYNFYAGDGIDMALRRALAAAGDSDGIHMEEGIPMCREWFNEDPLYHVRPYPHMQEALKELKKRGIKITVFSNKPHEAAIHVVSTIFGKGFFDWIQGQTDTVPKKPDPAGALQIMSRLGVEKEECLYFGDTNTDMKTGHAAGIYTVGVAWGFRPRSELEENHADRIIDSPLEIIGLTEEHMK; encoded by the coding sequence ATGATAAAGGCGTGTATATTTGATTTGGATGGAACTCTGACGGAGACCGTAGAATCGATTGCCAGGCCGATAAACAGAACCCTGGAGTTCTTCGGACTGGAGCCGAGGCCTGTAGAAGAATATAACTTCTATGCAGGAGACGGAATTGACATGGCCCTGCGGCGGGCTCTGGCTGCGGCAGGAGACAGTGACGGCATCCACATGGAAGAAGGAATTCCCATGTGCCGGGAGTGGTTCAACGAGGATCCGCTGTACCATGTCCGTCCCTATCCACATATGCAGGAGGCGCTGAAGGAACTGAAGAAAAGAGGAATTAAAATCACGGTTTTTTCCAATAAACCCCATGAGGCTGCTATCCATGTAGTCAGCACCATATTCGGCAAGGGCTTTTTTGACTGGATTCAGGGACAGACGGATACCGTGCCCAAGAAGCCGGACCCTGCGGGAGCTCTGCAGATTATGAGCCGCCTGGGAGTAGAGAAAGAGGAATGCCTTTATTTCGGGGACACGAATACTGATATGAAGACCGGCCATGCAGCCGGGATCTATACGGTGGGCGTCGCCTGGGGCTTCAGGCCCAGAAGCGAGCTGGAAGAAAATCACGCGGACCGGATCATAGATTCGCCGCTGGAAATCATAGGATTAACGGAGGAACACATGAAATGA
- a CDS encoding HAD family hydrolase yields the protein MSGKIRLIASDLDGTLLLNGAQSLQPGTCRLIHSLNQKGIGFLAASGRQYPNLQRLFAPIRNEIGYLCENGCLSFFEGEMIYQEKMSWELGQEIMQAIWEREGCEILLSGVNTSYLQPKKMSYYYHMKDVVKNNVTLVPDIFKVQEDYMKISVYEEAGIENSAAYWQERFGGEVTVVTSGNEWLDMMPKGVNKGLGLRKIMEFLDIAPDECMALGDNYNDLEMLELAGYPVAMKNAVPEVKKVCRYETDTVEHVLEALLTRL from the coding sequence ATGAGCGGAAAAATCAGGCTGATTGCCAGCGATCTGGACGGGACGCTGCTGCTGAACGGTGCTCAGTCCCTGCAGCCAGGCACCTGCCGGTTGATCCACAGCCTGAATCAGAAGGGGATCGGTTTCCTTGCCGCCAGCGGGAGGCAGTATCCGAATCTGCAGCGGCTGTTCGCTCCGATCAGGAACGAGATCGGTTATCTGTGTGAAAACGGCTGCCTGAGTTTTTTTGAGGGAGAAATGATCTACCAGGAGAAGATGTCCTGGGAGCTGGGACAGGAGATCATGCAGGCCATCTGGGAGCGGGAGGGCTGTGAAATTCTGCTTTCCGGCGTCAATACCAGTTATTTGCAGCCAAAGAAGATGAGCTACTACTACCACATGAAAGATGTGGTGAAGAACAATGTGACCCTGGTGCCGGATATTTTCAAGGTTCAGGAAGACTATATGAAAATATCCGTCTATGAAGAGGCTGGCATTGAGAACAGCGCCGCCTACTGGCAGGAGCGGTTCGGCGGGGAGGTGACGGTGGTGACCTCCGGGAATGAATGGCTGGATATGATGCCAAAAGGTGTCAACAAGGGCCTGGGCCTGAGAAAAATCATGGAATTTCTGGATATCGCCCCGGATGAATGCATGGCTTTGGGGGATAACTACAATGACCTTGAGATGCTGGAGCTGGCGGGGTATCCGGTCGCGATGAAGAATGCAGTGCCGGAGGTAAAGAAGGTCTGCAGATATGAAACTGATACAGTAGAACATGTCCTGGAAGCATTGCTGACCAGGTTGTGA